One Triticum dicoccoides isolate Atlit2015 ecotype Zavitan chromosome 5B, WEW_v2.0, whole genome shotgun sequence genomic window carries:
- the LOC119310413 gene encoding uncharacterized protein DDB_G0283697-like, producing the protein ASPVASPPRRLKRLKKSFQAAAAVSPPKSPPPAEEETLAPHLGSPRPPPPNHSPPSPPSAEEAVAPRLGSPLPNPSPPPSEQQSVAPRLGSPLLPPPPPPADADAAAPAPSSPPVPVSSPLPPADTAEEEEDDDDGLDPLFSESGGGAGWDPLGLPTGEDEDEEEMLAGGGLIEELRREKEKSSAKKRLNMDEGEDGGAKMDVEPEPEVAVTGKRSKRKKKDADAQGKGKKKKKGEDGEGKKKKKGEDGEGKKRKKDKAPKESAASKKRAEKERRAQLESIHAESQRLLRETRKASFKPIAEPVYKPISSVLEKIRLRKLEIQKMSNTPVEEEEEEEEEEEEEEEEEEEEEASSEPESDPAEQPAMPEVKEVGSDDKNLKNDDADKEVEANAGDLNDHASLPEDEDAVISDKDLDKRGSKSPNKELVDSSQDKHEDNAQPSDDSIDAVDEEAHLPPSSSPTKNTDDSSSEDEEEEEDNDKENIYPGIQKNDVNTHQQPRRTAASDSCPDAAVLKDFLDVEAEEEDDSDDDMARFKDNEEDDGDDENEVLTALIAAGFEEEEVDHEKRNALHQKWLQDQDAAETNNFIQRLKYGHQEQKVLMEEDEDDIEDCEDESENERSHDLTPNIVRQNSEKAKQMIAKMFTDENDTYEHSDDEEIEEHLARQRISKREVHSTSFISPLEDDSSREMFSLIKKLNIAPQPPKRRGKQATSNLEMLMVGSNSNSSSKSSFLGRTTSGPISSSHRSTYKGYIFGRDDSNSNSKSCFAASESNSDVQDQANPSQPKKAKFSSSQTKPAASGASSEGGSTSGASLFELLRRSTSGAEKQEHKRPESFGVITESQAVHQFSAFKLSRKFSKIGARN; encoded by the exons GCCTCCCCCGTCGCCTCCCCTCCCCGCCGCCTCAAGCGCCTCAAGAAATccttccaggccgccgccgccgtctcccctcCCAAATCTCCGCCGCCGGCAGAGGAGGAAACCCTGGCCCCGCACCTCGGgtctccccgtcctcctcctccgaaCCACTCCCCGCCATCGCCGCCGTCAGCGGAGGAAGCCGTGGCCCCGCGCCTAGGGTCTCCTCTTCCCAACCCCTCCCCGCCGCCGTCAGAGCAGCAATCCGTGGCCCCGCGCCTGGggtcccctcttcttcctcctcctccgccgccagcaGATGCGGACGCCGCTGCCCCGGCGCCGTCCTCGCCTCCCGTCCCCGTGtcctcgccgctgccgccggccgacacggcggaggaggaagaggatgatgatgacggGCTCGACCCCCTCTTCTCggagtccggcggcggcgcggggtgggACCCGCTCGGTCTTCCGACGggagaggacgaggacgaggaggagatgcTGGCGGGAGGAGGGCTCATCGAGGAGCtgcggagggagaaggagaagtcCTCCGCCAAGAAGCGGCTCAACATGGACGAGGGGGAAGACGGCGGGGCCAAGATGGACGTCGAGCCGGAGCCGGAGGTCGCTGTGACGGGGAAgaggagcaagaggaagaagaaggatgcGGATgcgcaagggaaggggaagaagaagaagaagggggaggatggggaggggaagaagaagaagaagggggaggatggggaggggaagaagaggaagaaggacaaGGCGCCCAAGGAGTCGGCCGCATCCAAGAAACGGGCCGAGAAG GAGAGGAGGGCTCAGCTTGAATCGATCCATGCCGAGTCGCAGAGGCTGCTGCGAG AGACAAGAAAGGCATCATTTAAGCCAATTGCAGAGCCAGTGTACAAACCCATCTCCTCAGTCCTGGAGAAGATCCGCCTTCGGAAGCTGGAGATTCAGAAAAT GTCAAATACTCCtgtcgaagaggaagaggaagaggaagaggaagaggaagaggaagaggaagaggaagaagaagaagaagcctcttcaGAGCCCGAGAGCGATCCAGCTGAACAGCCAGCCATGCCTGAGGTTAAGGAAGTGGGTTCAGATGACAAAAATCTGAAGAAT GATGATGCTGACAAGGAGGTTGAAGCAAATGCTGGTGACCTGAATGACCACGCCAGTCTCCCTGAGGATGAG GATGCTGTGATTAGCGACAAGGATCTTGATAAACGTGGTAGCAAATCTCCAAACAAG GAACTTGTTGATAGTTCTCAAGATAAACATGAAGACAATGCCCAACCAAGTGATGACTCCATCGATGCTGTAGATGAAGAAGCTCATCTGCCTCCCTCTTCAAGCCCTACCAAAAATACAGATGATAG ttcttcagaagatgaagaagaggaagaagataaTGACAAGGAGAACATATATCCAGGCATTCAGAAAAATGATGTAAACACCCATCAACAACCTCGACGAACTGCTGCAAGTGATTCATGTCCAGATGCTGCTGTCCTGAAAGACTTTCTAGATGTTGAAGCTGAGGAAgaggatgacagtgatgatgacatggcaaggttTAAGGACAAcgaagaagatgatggtgatgatgaaaatGAAGTACTTACTGCTCTGATTGCCGCTGGatttgaagaagaagaagtagatcaTGAGAAACGTAATGCACTCCACCAAAAGTGGCTTCAGGATCAAGATGCCGCTGAAACAAATAATTTCATTCAAAGATTAAAATATGGTCATCAGGAGCAGAAAGTGTTAATGGAGGAAGACGAAGATGATATCGAAGACTGTGAGGATGAATCAGAAAATGAAAGGTCACATGACTTGACTCCAAATATTGTGCGGCAGAATTCTGAGAAGGCAAAACAAATGATTGCCAAAATGTTCACAGATGAGAATGACACTTATGAGCACTCTGATGATGAGGAAATCGAGGAGCATTTGGCCCGTCAACGTATTTCAAAGCGAGAA GTTCATAGTACTTCATTCATATCTCCATTGGAAGATGACAGTTCAAGGGAAATGTTTAGCCTTATAAAGAAGCTCAATATTGCTCCTCAACCCCCCAAGAGGAGGGGAAAGCAAGCCACAT CAAATCTTGAAATGCTTATGGTCGGAAGTAACAGCAACTCATCATCAAAG TCGTCTTTTCTCGGCCGAACAACGAGTGGTCCAATCTCATCTTCTCATAGATCAACTTACAAGGGCTACATTTTCGGTCGCGATGACAGCAATAGCAACAGCAAGAGCTGCTTTGCAGCTTCTGAGAGTAACTCGGATGTG caggaccaggcgaaccccaGCCAACCCAAGAAAGCGAAGTTCAGCAGTTCACAGACAAAGCCAGCCGCATCAGGCGCAAGCTCCGAGGGCGGCTCTACCTCAGGCGCCTCCCTGTTCGAGCTCCTGCGCAGGTCAACTTCCGGCGCCGAGAAGCAAGAGCACAAGCGCCCCGAAAGCTTCGGCGTCATCACGGAGAGCCAAGCCGTGCACCAGTTCTCGGCGTTCAAGCTGTCAAGGAAGTTCTCCAAGATAGGAGCAAGGAACTGA